One Deltaproteobacteria bacterium genomic window, TCATTGGTCCTGGCTCGCCGCTTCGATCAGAGGCTTCAGGTTGAAAAAGGTCGTTCCAATGGCCGCATCGACCTGGTTGAGCCGAACCTGCAGGCAGTCCAGATATTCATGAATGCCCTGATCAATGACTTCGTCGATATCAGTATACTCCAGGTCCGCTTCCAGGCGGCCCAGATGCTTTTCCGCCGGATTGTGTGCCGCGCCGGGTGTGGTGCCGCCGATACGATGCAGGCATGCCATAGCCCTGGAAATGCATGACCGGATGGAGCGGGGAAAACTATTGTCGAAAATCAGGAAATCGGCCACATTGCGGGGCGTGATACGGTGATGCTGCTTTCGGTACATCTCGAATGCGCTTGCGGATTTGAGCACCGCCGTCCACTGGATATTGTCGATGGGCGTGTTGACCAGGTCCGCCCGGGGCAGCAACATGAAATATTTCACGTCCAGTATTCGGGAGGTTTTGTCCGCCCGTTCGAGCATCATCCCGATCCGGGCGAAATTCCAGGCTTCGCCATGACTCATGGTGGATTCCATCAGCCCGGTAAACAGATGGCTTCTCATCTGAATGATCTTGAAAAAGCGGTGAGGATCCTCAAGGGCCATGGCCATGCTGTCCTCCTCGGTCAGCTCGAGATAAAAATTATTGAGATGCTCCCACATCTCCGAAGAGATAATCTCCCGAATGGAGCGTCCATTTTCCCGGGCCATCGCCAGGCAGCTGATAATTGAATTTGAGTATTCACGGTCGAAAGTCAGGAACCGGATTACAGATTCCCGGGCATAGCTCGGGTAACGCTTCTCATATTGCACTTGGTCCCCGGTGGTGATAACCAGGGGTTCCCAGTGTTTCCCTGCTTCCATCGGCATGTCCAGCAACAGATTCAAATTAACGCTGATGAAACGGGCTACGTTTTCCGCCCGTTCGACATATCGGCACATCCAGTAAATCGAGTTTGCTACTCGGCTGAGCATCGAAACATTCTCCTTTTGTCACTGTCTACAGTACCCAGGTATCTTTACTGCCGCCCCCCTGGGAGGAGTTGACCACCAGGGAGCCCTTTTTTAGGGCAACACGGGTCAAACCGCCGGGCTGCACGTAAATCTCTTCGCCAAAAAGAACGTATGGCCGAAGATCCACGTGACGCCCTTCGATGCGGTCGTCCACAATGGTAGGCACCCGGGAAAGGGAGATAGTGGGTTGGGCCATGTAGTTTCGGGGCTCGGCCTTGATCTTTTCCGCGAAGGCCGCCCGCTCCTCTTCAGTGGCATGGGGCCCCACCAGCATGCCGTACCCCCCGGACTCATTGGCGGCTTTAACCACCAGTTCATCCAGGTGCGACAACACATACGCACGGTCCTTTTCATCGCGGCAGATATACGTGGGCACGTTGGGCAGAATGGCTTCACTGCCGGTATAGTATTTGATAATCTTCGGCACATAGGCATAAATCACCTT contains:
- a CDS encoding alpha-E domain-containing protein, translating into MLSRVANSIYWMCRYVERAENVARFISVNLNLLLDMPMEAGKHWEPLVITTGDQVQYEKRYPSYARESVIRFLTFDREYSNSIISCLAMARENGRSIREIISSEMWEHLNNFYLELTEEDSMAMALEDPHRFFKIIQMRSHLFTGLMESTMSHGEAWNFARIGMMLERADKTSRILDVKYFMLLPRADLVNTPIDNIQWTAVLKSASAFEMYRKQHHRITPRNVADFLIFDNSFPRSIRSCISRAMACLHRIGGTTPGAAHNPAEKHLGRLEADLEYTDIDEVIDQGIHEYLDCLQVRLNQVDAAIGTTFFNLKPLIEAASQDQ